A single genomic interval of Lathyrus oleraceus cultivar Zhongwan6 chromosome 7, CAAS_Psat_ZW6_1.0, whole genome shotgun sequence harbors:
- the LOC127103290 gene encoding RNA polymerase sigma factor sigA, whose translation MATAAVIGLSGGKRLLSSSYHYSDIVEKFSHASDFASTQYHLPPSKSLILAKKSSKYTPTFPPSERQNHSIKALKEHVVADREQQFQVYSSIDLEVETSGIENYSLEALLLLQKSMLEKQWGLSFEGEVLIHNSRREKIRRKLPVTCSGVSARQRRINIKRKITSKSASAMMQLRSIICPELIQNRLKGYVKGVVSEELLSHAEVVKLSGKIKAGLSLDDHKSRLKERLGCEPSDDQVATSLKISRAELRAKIIECSLAREKLTMSNVRLVMSIAQRYDNMGAEMADLVQGGLIGLLRGIEKFDSSKGCKISTYVYWWIRQGVSRALVENSRTLRLPIFLHERLSLIRNAQNRLKERGVTPAIDKIAKCLNISQKKVRNATEATSKVFSLDREPFPSLNGLPGDTHHSYIADKRLENIPWNGVDEWALKEEVNGLINATLVEREREIVRLYYGLDKECLTWEDISKRKGLSRERVRQVGLVALEKLKHAARKREMEAMLLKH comes from the exons atggcTACTGCAGCAGTTATTGGACTGAGTGGAGGAAAGAGGCTATTGAGTTCATCTTACCATTACTCAGATATCGTAGAAAAGTTTTCTCATGCCTCTGACTTTGCCTCCACACAGTATCACCTCCCTCCTTCTAAATCTCTAATTCTTGCTAAGAAATCATCAAAATACACTCCAACTTTTCCACCTTCTGAAAGGCAGAATCACTCCATCAAAGCTCTTAAGGAACACGTTGTTGCTGATAGAGAACAACAGTTTCAGGTATACAGTTCTATTGACTTAGAGGTGGAAACCTCTGGCATTGAAAATTATTCTTTGGAGGCTCTTCTTTTGCTGCAGAAGTCAATGCTGGAAAAGCAATGGGGTCTTTCTTTTGAAGGGGAAGTGTTGATCCATAATTCGAGGAGGGAAAAAATCCGGAGGAAGCTGCCAGTCACTTGTTCTGGTGTGTCTGCAAGGCAAAGAAGAATAAATATCAAGAGGAAGATCACTTCCAAAAGTGCTTCAGCAATGATGCAGCTGAGGTCCATAATCTGTCCGGAACTGATTCAAAATCGTTTGAAGGGCTATGTAAAAGGTGTAGTGAGTGAGGAATTGCTCTCTCATGCTGAAGTTGTAAAGCTATCTGGGAAAATAAAAGCTGGCCTTTCCTTAGATGACCATAAATCCAG ACTGAAGGAAAGATTAGGATGTGAACCTTCTGATGATCAAGTTGCAACTTCGTTGAAGATTTCCCGAGCTGAACTACGAGCTAAAATAATAGAGTGCTCTTTAGCAAGAGAAAAGTTGACTATGAGCAATGTTCGCTTAGTTATGTCCATTGCTCAAAGATATGATAATATGGGAGCTGAAATGGCTGACCTTGTCCAA GGTGGTTTAATTGGACTACTTCGCGGGATTGAAAAATTTGACTCTTCAAAAGGGTGCAAGATTTCAACTTATGTTTATTGGTGGATACGGCAG GGTGTTTCAAGAGCTCTAGTTGAGAACTCAAGAACATTAAGATTGCCAATTTTTTTGCATGAGAGGTTATCTTTGATCCGCAATGCCCAGAATAGACTCAAAGAGAGAGGAGTCACTCCAGCTATTGAT AAAATTGCAAAATGCCTTAATATATCTCAAAAGAAAGTTAGAAATGCTACTGAG GCTACCAGCAAAGTTTTCTCCCTTGATAGGGAGCCATTCCCCTCTCTGAACGGCCTTCCAGGAGACACTCATCATAGT TACATTGCAGATAAACGACTTGAGAACATCCCATGGAATGGAGTAGATGAGTGGGCTCTAAAG GAGGAAGTGAACGGACTCATTAATGCGACCCTTGTGGAACGAGAGAGAGAAATTGTTCGTCTTTATTATGGACTGGATAAAGAATGTCTTACGTGGGAAGACATAAGTAAACG GAAAGGTTTGTCGAGAGAAAGAGTAAGGCAAGTTGGACTTGTTGCATTGGAGAAACTAAAACATGCCGCAAGGAAGAGGGAGATGGAAGCCATGCTTTTGAAGCACTGA